From Sinorhizobium sp. B11:
GCCCAACAGTTCGAGCAAGAAGGAATTCCGGCCTTGGCAATCTGGCTTAATCAGACATCCCACGGTTTCGAACAGCGCTTCGCGGCCTTTCTGACCACCAAGCGCGAGGTCTCCGAAGACGTCAACGCCGTGGTGCGCGGCATCATCGATGATGTGCGCGCCCGTGGTGATGTCGCTCTCGCCGAATATTCGAAGAGGTTCGACAGCATCGATTACGCGACGGTACCGATGCGCGTCACCGAGGAAGAAATCGAGAACGCCGTCGAGGTCGTCCCCTCGGAAGTGCTCGGCGCCTTGAAGGTCGCGGCTCTCCGCATCGAATCCCACCATCGTCGTCAGCTTCCCAAGGACGATATCTACGAAGACAATATGGGGGTCGGCCTCGGTTCGCGCTGGACGGCGATCGAAGCCGTTGGCCTCTACGTGCCGGGTGGCACGGCGAGCTATCCGAGCTCGGTGCTGATGAACGCCGTACCGGCGAAGGTCGCAGGGGTCGATCGCATCGTTATCGCGGTGCCAGCCACGGGCGGTTCGGTCAATCCGGCGGTGCTGGCTGCAGCCAAGCTTGCAGGCGTCAGTGAGATCTACCGCGTCGGCGGCGCGCAGGCGATTGCTGCCCTTGCCTACGGCACGGAGACGATCGCCCCGGTCGCCAAGATCACCGGCCCCGGCAATGCCTATGTGGCCGCCGCCAAGCGCCATGTCTTCGGCACTGTCGGCATCGATATGATCGCCGGCCCCTCGGAAGTGCTCGTCATCGCCGACAAGGATAACAATCCCGATTGGGTCGCCGCCGATCTGCTCGCACAGGCCGAGCATGACGAGAGCTCTCAGGCGATCCTGATCACGAACGACGAGGAATTCGGCAAGGCGGTTGAAGCAGCCGTCGAACGGCAGCTGAAGACGCTGAACCGCGCGGAAACTGCCGCTGCCAGCTGGCGCGATTTCGGCGCGATCATCCTTGTCTCCGACCTCAAGGATGCCATCCCGCTCGCAAACCGCATCGCCGCGGAACATCTGGAACTCGCCGTCGCCAATCCTGATGCCTTTGTGGAGAAGATCCGCAATGCGGGCGCGATCTTCATCGGCGCCCATACGCCCGAAGTGATCGGCGATTATGTCGGCGGCTCCAACCACGTGCTGCCGACGGCGCGTTCGGCCCGCTTCTCCTCCGGCCTTTCGGTTCTCGATTTCGTCAAGCGCACCTCGATCTTGCGCCTTGGTCCCCAGCAGCTTCGCGACCTCGGCCCGGCGGCGATTGCGCTCGCCGTTTCCGAAGGCCTCGATGCCCATGCGCGATCGGTCGCGATCCGCCTCAACCTCGAAAGGTGAGGGAATGGCGAAGGACGACTTCCGGCTCTGCGACGTTGTCCTTGACGATACGATCGGCCGTTCGACG
This genomic window contains:
- the hisD gene encoding histidinol dehydrogenase, which produces MAIWLNQTSHGFEQRFAAFLTTKREVSEDVNAVVRGIIDDVRARGDVALAEYSKRFDSIDYATVPMRVTEEEIENAVEVVPSEVLGALKVAALRIESHHRRQLPKDDIYEDNMGVGLGSRWTAIEAVGLYVPGGTASYPSSVLMNAVPAKVAGVDRIVIAVPATGGSVNPAVLAAAKLAGVSEIYRVGGAQAIAALAYGTETIAPVAKITGPGNAYVAAAKRHVFGTVGIDMIAGPSEVLVIADKDNNPDWVAADLLAQAEHDESSQAILITNDEEFGKAVEAAVERQLKTLNRAETAAASWRDFGAIILVSDLKDAIPLANRIAAEHLELAVANPDAFVEKIRNAGAIFIGAHTPEVIGDYVGGSNHVLPTARSARFSSGLSVLDFVKRTSILRLGPQQLRDLGPAAIALAVSEGLDAHARSVAIRLNLER